Part of the Parus major isolate Abel unplaced genomic scaffold, Parus_major1.1 Scaffold431, whole genome shotgun sequence genome, CACCTCCACCTCATCCGTCCGGTACCTGTGCACAGCCAGAGGTCAAAGGTCAGAGCTCAGACGGTCCCCACCCCGCCCCAGCGGTACGGCCACGCCCCCTGACCTCTGCGTGATCCCTGATTGGCTGAGCTCCGTCACCTGCCCCACTCTCAGCATCTCCCACCCGGCCTGGGCGATCATGGCGCCGTTGTCGATGCAGTACCTGGGGGCAAAGGTCAGGGGTCATAGGTCACGGGCGTGTCCCACAGGTGTGTCCCACAGGTGTGCCCCACCCCCGAGGCAGGCCCCGCCCTCACCTCTCGTCTGTGGGGCACAGCTCCGCCCCCCGGGCCCTGCACATTgtctgcagcatctcctgcagccgGCGGTTACCTGCACACACAGGTGTGGTGGGCGGGGCTGTGGGCGGGGCTTGCCCCTGgctcctcccctgccccacaAATGGGGGAGTCCCACCCCTCTTGACAGGGAGCTGGGCCCCACCCCCttgtccctgccctcctgctATGGCCACGCCCCTCACAGGTGTGACCACACCCTCTGGGTGTGGCTCCCTGCCCTATAGATTTGGCTCCTCCCACCCAAAATCGGGGTCCCGAAAGCTCCCGCCCCCCCGGTGTCACCCCGCCCACTCACAGGCCACGCCCCCCACGAGCAGCAGGTGCCGCGCCCGCGTCAGCGCCAGCGCGCGCTCGGTGACCTCGGCCAGCATCGCAAACGCCGtctcctgtccccaccccaAAAACGTCAGCGCCCCAAAGCCCAAAGCCCAAAGCCCagaccccaaaccccaaaccccagacCCCAAANNNNNNNNNNNNNNNNNNNNNNNNNNNNNNNNNTCAATGTCACCCCAAAACCGCCAGCCCCAGGCACAAACACCCCGAAATCCTCCGCTCACACCCCCTGCCCCTCCCGAGCTCCACACATCGCCCCAAGACCCTGCTAAAATCCTCCAAACCCCATTAATTACCCCAAAATCCTCATAACCCCTCCCTGAAATGCTCCCAGAACCCCGTTAACCCAAAGCAATGTCCCAGAGCACCCCACATCCACCCCAAACTCCCTCTGGGGACCCAGAAACCCCAATTAATTCACACCAAACCCCAATTAATCCCCCCCAAACCCCAATGaaccccccaaaattccccccaaatcccccccaaacCCCGTTTTCCAGCCCCTCCACCTGCAGGGAGAAGCACAAATCCTCCGGCGTCGCCTCCCCCGACCCCAGCAGTTTGGGGGTCACAGCCTGGGGGGCACAAAAAGCGTTTCAGGGTCTCCCCGATGTTCCCAGCCCCCCTCGGGGCGCTCTGGGCCCCTCCCGGTGGATTTGGGGGTACCTGGAGGTGGGACAGGAGCCCCGAGAAGGAGACGTCGAGACCCTTGACCACGTAGGGCAGCGGGATCAGCCGGCGGCCCCTGGGGTCCCACGGGGGGAATTTGGGGGAGTTCAGGGAGAGTTGGGGGTTCCCAATGGCTCCCAAAGGAATTCGGGGGGAATCTGGGGGAGTTCAGGGAGatctgggaattcccagaggatCCCCAGGGAACTcggggggattttggggtcaCCTCTTGGCCAGCTGCTCCACGTTGTAGCCGGGGCTGGGGGCGTTTGGGATCTGCGGGAAAAGGGGTGGGGTCAGTGAGGGCGTGGCCAGAAGAGGCGTGGCCAGAAGGGGTGTGGCTGGAAATGGGCGTGGCCGGAAGGGCGTggctcacctgcagcagccGGGCCAGGCGGTCGATGCAGTTCCCCACGGCCACGTCCAAGGTCTCACCCAGGATCCGGTACCGGTGCCGGGAGTACGCGATCACCTGTGGGCACTCGCACCGCGTCACCGCGGGGATCCCGCGCGACACCGGCCGGTGCCTCCCTCTCCCATCACGATATATCGCGATATCGGCCgctcccttcctctcccatcaCGATATATCGCGATATCGGCCgctcccttcctctcccatcaCGACATATCGCGATACCGGCCgtttcccccctctcccctgACGACATATCGCGATACCGGCCATTTCCCGTCCCGAGGCCGCCCCGCGGTGTCTCTGTCGCGATACCTGGGTGTTGCCGCCGCTGACGTAGAGCACCAGGGGGTC contains:
- the OSGEP gene encoding probable tRNA N6-adenosine threonylcarbamoyltransferase; amino-acid sequence: MAQTPPTAVRTRFAPGPTGRHHRAVLLGLVQAALREAGVGPRDLDGVAFTKGPGMGSPLAVVAAVARTLAQLWGRPLLAVNHCVGHIEMGRLLGPAPDPLVLYVSGGNTQVIAYSRHRYRILGETLDVAVGNCIDRLARLLQIPNAPSPGYNVEQLAKRGRRLIPLPYVVKGLDVSFSGLLSHLQAVTPKLLGSGEATPEDLCFSLQETAFAMLAEVTERALALTRARHLLLVGGVACNRRLQEMLQTMCRARGAELCPTDERYCIDNGAMIAQAGWEMLRVGQVTELSQSGITQRYRTDEVEVTWRD